AGGTGTAGACCTTGCTCAGCGCCAGGCAGTAGGCCTCCACGTTGAGCTGGCCGGACACGGTCAGGAAGGTCTCCTTGCCGAAGAAGTCGCGGCCGAAATCGACCTGGCCCTTGCCGTCGCGCGGCAGGTTGGCCAGGTCCAGGGTCGACACGCGGAACATCTGCCCGGCGCCTTCGGCGTCGGAGGTGGTGATGATCGGGGTGCTGATCCAGTTGTAGCCATTGAGGTGGAAGTAGCGGTGCACCGCCTGCGCCAGGCAGTTGCGGATGCGGGTCACCGCGCCGAACAGGTTGGTGCGCGGGCGCAGGTGCGCGACCTCGCGCAGGAACTCCAGCGAATGCGCCTTGGGCTGGATCGGGTAGGTCTCCGGGTCCTCGACCCAGCCCACCACCTCGATGCCCTCGGCCTGGATCTCGAAGCTCTGGCCCTGGCCCTGCGAGGCGACCAGGCGCCCGCGCGCGACCACCGCGCAGCCGGCGGTCAGTCGCTTCACTTCCGACTCGTAGTTGGGCAGTTCGGCCGGCGCCACCACCTGGATCGGGGCGAAGCAGGAGCCGTCGCTGACGTTGACGAAGGACAGCCCCGCCTTGGAATCGCGCCGGGTGCGGACCCAGCCGCGTACCGTCACCTCGCCGCCCGCCGGGATCTTCCCGGCCAGCGCATGCTCAACGCTCACCACCGTCATGACTTGAATCCTCGCCGTAGCGACTCGATATGGAACGGGCAAGTGTACTGGCTGAACCGCAGCGCTTGCGAGGCGCGGCGCGCAGCCGCCGTCCCGGTTCCTCCCTATAATGACCGTTCGCTGTTCCCGGAGTCGTTCTCGCCATGGCCATCCACCTCACTCCCGCCGCCTTCGAGCGCGTGCAGCGCTTCCTCGCTCAGACCCCCGGCGCGCTGGGCCTGCGCTTCGGCGTCGCGCGGACCGGCTGCTCCGGCTGGGGCCACGTCACCGACCTGGCGCGCGAGGCGCATTCGGACGACGCGGTGTTCGAGCAGGACGGGGTGCGCATCTACGTCGATGCCGCCAGCCTGCCGCTGGTCGACGGCACCGAGATCGACTTCGCCAAGCAGGGCCTGGGCGAGACCTTCATCTTCCGCAATCCCAACGCCACCGCCGAATGCGGCTGCGGCGAGAGCTTCACCACCGACGCCGAGCATGCGG
The Xanthomonas sp. AM6 DNA segment above includes these coding regions:
- a CDS encoding iron-sulfur cluster assembly accessory protein, translated to MAIHLTPAAFERVQRFLAQTPGALGLRFGVARTGCSGWGHVTDLAREAHSDDAVFEQDGVRIYVDAASLPLVDGTEIDFAKQGLGETFIFRNPNATAECGCGESFTTDAEHAAADQH